One Setaria italica strain Yugu1 chromosome I, Setaria_italica_v2.0, whole genome shotgun sequence DNA window includes the following coding sequences:
- the LOC101756126 gene encoding potassium transporter 25, with protein MDLEAAGGAAAAHGKRWRGESWRATLLLAYQSLGVVYGDVATSPLYVYKSAFAGNDIQHSAGNEEIYGVLSFVFWTLTLITLLKYVLIVLRADDGGEGGTFALYSLICRHVRAGLLPGGGTRDELMEEEKATGRRGERPVSRIRAVLEKYRVLQRLLLLFALLGTCMVIGDGVLTPAVSVFSAVSGLELSMEKEQHKYIELPVACAILICLFALQHYGTHKVGFLFAPIVCIWLLCISAIGLYNIIHWDHHVYRALSPYYMYQFLKKTQTGGWMSLGGILLCVTGSEAMYADLGHFSQSSIQIAFISVVYPALVLAYMGQAAFISQHHNFESSYHIGFYVSVPESLRWPVLVIAILAAVVGSQAIITGTFSIIKQCSSLSCFPGVKIVHTSSTVHGQIYIPEINWMLMILCLAVTIGFRDTKHLANAQGLAVITVMLVTTCLMSLVIVLCWNKSIFIALCFLLFFGTIEVLYFSASLVKFHEGAWVPITLSFIFMVVMCVWHYGTIKKYEFDVQNKVSVNWLLNLGPSLGIVRVRGIGLIHTELMSGIPAIFSHFVTNLPAFHQVLVFLCVKSVPVPHVQPEERFLVGRIGPKEYRLYRVIVKYGYRDVQKDDLEFEKELVSNIAEFIRSSGEYDKNGFVEDTDMPSEKLSPVSTGIPLWEEDGDLDASASPHKEIDPQNIAPKRKKARFMIPKSAQVDSEVRRELQELMDAREAGMSFILGHSYMKAKSGSSFIKRIMINFFYEFLRKNSRGPAYAANIPHASTLEVGMVYQV; from the exons ATGGATCTggaggccgcgggcggcgcggcggcggcgcacgggaaG AGGTGGCGCGGGGAGTCATGGCGCGCGACGCTGCTGCTCGCGTACCAGAGCCTCGGGGTGGTGTACGGCGACGTGGCCACGTCGCCGCTCTACGTCTACAAGAGCGCCTTCGCCGGCAACGACATCCAGCACTCGGCGGGcaacgaggagatctacggcgtcCTCTCCTTCGTCTTCTGGACGCTGACCCTCATCACGCTCCTCAAGTACGTGCTCATCGTGCtccgcgccgacgacggcggggaGGGCGGCACCTTCGCGCTCTACTCCCTCATCTGCCGCCACGTCCGCGCGGGCCTcctgcccggcggcggcaccagagatgagctcatggaggaagagaaggccacggggcgccgcggcgagcggccCGTGTCGAGGATCAGGGCAGTCTTGGAGAAGTACAGGGTGCTGCAgaggctgttgctgctgttcgCGCTGCTTGGGACGTGTATGGTCATCGGCGACGGCGTGCTCACCCCTGCTGTCTCCG TGTTTTCTGCGGTATCTGGGCTCGAGTTGTCGATGGAAAAGGAGCAGCACAAAT ATATAGAACTTCCTGTGGCTTGTGCCATACTTATATGCTTGTTTGCTCTGCAACATTATGGTACACACAAAGTTGGGTTTCTTTTTGCACCAATAGTATGCATTTGGCTTCTCTGCATAAGTGCGATAGGCCTCTACAATATCATCCATTGGGACCACCATGTCTATCGAGCCCTCTCACCATACTACATGTATCAATTCCTCAAGAAGACTCAAACTGGTGGCTGGATGTCACTGGGTGGAATCCTTCTATGTGTAACAG GCTCTGAAGCTATGTATGCAGATCTTGGACACTTCTCGCAATCATCAATTCAG ATTGCTTTCATATCTGTGGTTTATCCTGCTCTTGTACTGGCATATATGGGACAAGCTGCTTTTATTTCACAACATCACAACTTTGAGAGTAGTTATCATATTGGATTTTATGTGTCAGTACCAG AATCACTCAGATGGCCTGTTCTGGTGATTGCTATACTAGCAGCTGTAGTTGGGAGTCAAGCAATTATTACCGGAACCTTTTCAATCATCAAACAGTGCTCGTCATTAAGTTGTTTTCCTGGAGTGAAGATTGTACATACATCCTCTACAGTGCACGGTCAGATATACATACCAGAAATCAATTGGATGCTGATGATACTGTGCCTGGCTGTTACTATTGGCTTCAGAGACACAAAGCACTTGGCAAATGcacaag GTTTGGCAGTAATAACTGTTatgcttgtcaccacatgcTTAATGTCACTGGTTATTGTGCTTTGCTGGAACAAGAGTATCTTCATTGCCCTTTGTTTCCTGCTTTTCTTTGGCACAATCGAAGTGCTCTACTTCTCAGCTTCTCTTGTCAAGTTTCACGAAGGTGCTTGGGTCCCTATTACTCTTTCCTTCATATTTATGGTAGTCATGTGTGTCTGGCACTATGGCACAATAAAGAAGTATGAATTTGACGTGCAAAACAAGGTTTCAGTAAACTGGCTCTTAAACCTTGGTCCTTCACTGGGCATTGTTCGTGTTCGAGGCATTGGGCTAATACATACAGAACTAATGTCTGGAATTCCTGCCATTTTCTCGCACTTCGTCACCAATCTGCCTGCGTTTCACCAG GTACTGGTCTTTCTTTGTGTTAAATCAGTTCCAGTGCCACATGTGCAACCTGAAGAACGATTTTTGGTGGGTCGCATTGGTCCAAAAGAGTACAGGCTGTACAGGGTTATTGTCAAATATGGGTATCGTGATGTGCAGAAGGATGACCTAGAGTTTGAGAAGGAGCTTGTCAGCAACATTGCAGAGTTCATCCGCAGCAGTGGTGAATATGACAAGAATGGCTTTGTGGAGGACACAGATATGCCCTCTGAGAAGCTCTCTCCCGTCAGCACGGGAATTCCATTGTGGGAAGAGGATGGGGACCTTGATGCATCAGCATCTCCTCATAAGGAGATAGACCCACAGAACATAGCACCCAAGCGAAAGAAAGCGAGGTTCATGATACCAAAGAGCGCCCAGGTGGACAGCGAGGTGCGCCGTGAGCTGCAGGAGCTCATGGACGCAAGGGAGGCAGGCATGTCCTTCATCCTGGGGCACTCGTACATGAAGGCGAAGAGCGGATCAAGTTTCATAAAGCGAATCATGATAAACTTCTTCTACGAGTTCTTGAGGAAGAACAGCCGCGGCCCCGCGTACGCTGCGAACATACCTCATGCCTCCACCCTGGAGGTAGGAATGGTCTACCAGGTCTGA